CGTAGAGCATAATCTGTGCCACACGCGCCGCGGCATACACGTCGCGACCATACAGAATCACGGTGGTGTCGTGGCGAATACCTTGTTTTGCCAGCAGCGCTTTCAGTTTGTCGTCAGAAACTTTATTCCACAGCGGCTCGCTTTCCACGTCGTTGGTATCGATATAGCCTGCGCCCGGGATGTGGTTCAGCAGATAGAATTTTGGTGCCCCCCAGGCAGCTTCGATAATTTTATAATCGCCTGCAGGAGCGGCAGCGACTTTTTTGCCCTGCATCAACTGATGCAGCCACTCGGGATACACCAGCTGTTCGAAATGCGGCAGGCGCTGCAGGCGATCGGCATTTTGCAGCGCATCGCCCAGGGTGGAAACGTGCTGATACCCGGCTTTGGCGAGGCGTGCTTTCACCGCCTGGTTGTCCGCATCGCTGCCGTACAGGGCGATGGCGGAAGCTGGCGCGAGATTATGTTGTTTGGCCCAGTCGGCGAGCTGCTCATCGCTCATGAGGGTTAACCAGCTGGCTGACAGGTTCAGGGCGGCGGGTTCATGTCCGGAGGTGCCGGACAGCGTTTGCGGCCAGCCGTTATAGAAGGCGCTGGCACGGGTGTCGATCACCGCGCCATGCTGCTGTTGCAGCTGGGCCAGCGTCACAGAAGAGGCCATATCAGCGGCGAAAGTGGAGAAACTGGCAAGACAAAGCGCCAGCGCGGTCAGTTGAGAAACACGTTTCATCGAAGAACCTGACGTGAAATAAAAGGTGCGTCATTTTCGTCTTCCCCTAAACAGAATTCCTTGCGTTAGCACAGGGTTTATTGCCACCCGGCGAGCTGAATTACCCGGCCATCCGCCGGAATATCGTCTTCATCGTGCGTCACCAGGACTACCGGGATGTTGAGTGCGCGAACTTGTCCGAACACCCAGGCTCTGAATGTTTCCCGCAGTTTCTTATCCAGACGACTAAAGGGTTCGTCCAGCAGCAGCGCCTGCGGTTGTGCCAGCAGGGCGCGGAGCAGACTTATGCGAGCGCGCTCACCGCCCGACAGCGTCGCCGGATCGCTGGCGTAAAACCCCTCCATGCCTGCACTTGCCAGAGCCTGTTCAACCTGTTCACGCCGCGCCGTTCGAACGTGCGCCGGGAGTGCCAGCATCAGATTTTGTCCGACGCTAAAGTGATCGAACAGCAGCGCGTCCTGGAACAAAATCCCAATCCCCCGTTTTTCGACCGGGCGCGCATCAAGACGCTCATCGTCGAGCCACAGCTCGCCCTGCGCGTGAAAATCGGTGGACAGTGCGCCGACCATCCACGCAAACAGACTCGATTTTCCGCTGCCCGAAGGCCCCATCAGGGTGAGGATTTCGCCGCGTTCAACGCTGAAATTCACTTCGCGCAGAAGCGGTCTAAGAGTAAGATTTTTGACGGTCAACATCAGCGTAGCCCTTGTCGATAGAGTCCTGCGAGGCGGGATAATCCTGCCGCGAGGGCAAATGCTGCCGCAGTCAGGGCCAGCAACCACAGCGCGCGTCCCGCAAGTATGGCGCTACTGCCACCGCTGCTAAGCGCCACGGCTTCCGTGGTGAGCGTGGCGAAACGCCCGGCCCCGAGCCACAGCGTCGGCATGTATTGCGCCATGCTCACCGAAAACCCGGTGGCAAAAGCGATCAGAATAGGGCGCACCAGCAGCGGACATTTGATGCGCCAGAATATTTTACCTCGATGCATTCCGAGGGTTTTGGCGATCAAAATAAGTCGAGGATCGAGCCCGCGCCAGGCGGGTTGTAACACCAGAAGCGTCCACGGCAGCACCCACAGCAGATGTCCCCACAGCACCGCAGAATAGCTCCCGTCAAAGCCAAGAGACAATGCCAGACTGTACTGCCCGGACACCAGCGGCAGGGCGGGCAATGCCAGCGGCAACCATAAGCAGAGTGTGCCGCGCGATGGCCCCCACTCGAGCCACAGCAAAACTGTGCCCAGCGCAATCAGGGCGGAAAACAGGGCAAAAGAGAGGCTGGCGCTAAACGGTGCAACGTCAAAATCACTCTGTTTTGCCAGCACGAGCAGCACCACGGCGCATATCAGCCCGCTCAGGGGCAACAGCCAGCCCAGCGCCGTTCCCACGATAGGCGGCCCGGCTTCGTGGCGTTGACCAGACACCGAAGGGATCGCGCGTCGCCACCGTTTCCACAGGGCGACGCCAACGGCGGCAAACGCGGCCAACAGGAGAAATAAAACCAGACACAGCAATGTCCCCTTGATGTGCTGATCCGCATCGCCCTGGCTGAGCCACTGCCAGGCCAGCAGCGCGAGCGTTGGCGGGTTGCCCGGTCCGAGAATTATCGCGACATCCACCACCGACAACGACCAGGCGATGACTG
Above is a window of Lelliottia jeotgali DNA encoding:
- a CDS encoding thiosulfate sulfurtransferase ynjE; translated protein: MKRVSQLTALALCLASFSTFAADMASSVTLAQLQQQHGAVIDTRASAFYNGWPQTLSGTSGHEPAALNLSASWLTLMSDEQLADWAKQHNLAPASAIALYGSDADNQAVKARLAKAGYQHVSTLGDALQNADRLQRLPHFEQLVYPEWLHQLMQGKKVAAAPAGDYKIIEAAWGAPKFYLLNHIPGAGYIDTNDVESEPLWNKVSDDKLKALLAKQGIRHDTTVILYGRDVYAAARVAQIMLYAGVKDVRLLDGGWKTWSDADLPVERGMPAKVTPASDFGAPIPGQPQLMVDMEQARGMLHRKDASLVSIRSWPEFTGETSGYSYIKPKGEIAGARWGHAGSDATHMEDFHNPDGTMRSADDIAAMWKEWNILPDQHVAFYCGTGWRASETFMYARAMGWKNVSVYDGGWYEWSSHPSNPTTTGPLTPESTL
- a CDS encoding ABC transporter, permease protein YnjC — translated: MVASLRHPLGWLVWLAIVAIYAPLFPATVMLLEPALSVAGWQSLFSDPQLPQALLATLVSTAIATVGSLFIALCIVAALWPGKRWQQMNARLPWLLAVPHVAFATSVLLLFAEGGAFYQLCSACSPLLDRYGIGLGLTLAVKESAFVLWAIYAVLPEKTLAQKMVVLQTLGYSRLQGLLWLVLPTIVPALGAVMLAVIAWSLSVVDVAIILGPGNPPTLALLAWQWLSQGDADQHIKGTLLCLVLFLLLAAFAAVGVALWKRWRRAIPSVSGQRHEAGPPIVGTALGWLLPLSGLICAVVLLVLAKQSDFDVAPFSASLSFALFSALIALGTVLLWLEWGPSRGTLCLWLPLALPALPLVSGQYSLALSLGFDGSYSAVLWGHLLWVLPWTLLVLQPAWRGLDPRLILIAKTLGMHRGKIFWRIKCPLLVRPILIAFATGFSVSMAQYMPTLWLGAGRFATLTTEAVALSSGGSSAILAGRALWLLALTAAAFALAAGLSRLAGLYRQGLR
- a CDS encoding ABC transporter, ATP-binding protein YnjD; amino-acid sequence: MLTVKNLTLRPLLREVNFSVERGEILTLMGPSGSGKSSLFAWMVGALSTDFHAQGELWLDDERLDARPVEKRGIGILFQDALLFDHFSVGQNLMLALPAHVRTARREQVEQALASAGMEGFYASDPATLSGGERARISLLRALLAQPQALLLDEPFSRLDKKLRETFRAWVFGQVRALNIPVVLVTHDEDDIPADGRVIQLAGWQ